tgtataaaaactacatagtccatgactccctgctggttttcggggcacctccatactgcagggagggttccatctggtggcctgggggtttTGGCCGGGataacaagccggccaaagaccacacaacATACATGACATACAATCATTTGGTCAGAAAACCATACGCCATGGCATCCTTCtatttgcaggaaaatctcaCAACCCATCATTCTAGCAGACAGACCATGACCATAACTAATTAACATTCTGATATTACAAATATATCTCAGAAAGTTCTATAAAGATGTTATCTTATAGGGTAAAAGGTTACACCATTCTCTTAGTAACTTTGTAAAACTTGTATTCTATTCAGATTAGCAAACATTTGTGTGCATTTACCATTGTTATTCTAATTTTGGCTTTTACATCCAGAGTGAATTCTCATGTGACGCAGAAGGTTGCTGTTGTcagtgaattgtttgccacattcagcacagccataaggcttttctccagtgtggattcttttgtgtttttggagAACGCTGCTGTAGGAGAACTGTTTTCCACAATcggaacagcaatatggcttctctcctgtgtgaattcttaagTGGGTCTGAAGACTGTTCTTAAGGggaaatcgtttgccacattcagtgcAGTAGTACGGCTTTTCTCCAGAATGGATTCTTGTGTGCTTCTGAAGATGGCTGCTATCAGCAaatctttttccacattcagtacagccatagggtttttctccagtgtggattctcgTGTGTCTTTGGAGACTGTAACTGTTGGAAaatcgcttgccacattcagagcagcaatgaggtttttcgccagtgtgaattcttatgtGTAATTGAAGGTTGCTATTATGGAGGAATCGTTTGCCACATATGGAACAGCAATACGGCTTTGGTGTTGTAGGACTCGTCCTGTGATTTTTACAGTCAGATTTGATTTCATATGTATTTCCACCCTGTCGGCAGGCGTGCAAATGCTCTTCATCTGGATTATGCAGTTGTTGATCAGTGTGGACAGCTTCTGTTAATCTGGCAGCAGGAAGACAAATGTACTTCAAAGAGGCTGAGGTTAAATTCTCTGTTCCGTCCTGGTAATCTGCAATTGCATATTcaaatacaaatgataaaattagAGGAGTAGcacatcaaataaataataataataattctttgcatttttagtcatatgaaaaagtttgggaacccctctcagcctgcataataattgactctcctttcaacaaaaaaagataacagtggtatgtctatcatttcctaggaacatccgagCACTggagtgttttccgaacaaagatttttcatgaagcagtatttagttgtatgaaattaaatcaaatgtgaaaaactggctgtgcacaactgtgggtccccttgtaattttgctgatttgaatgcctgtcactgctcaatgctgattacttacaacatcaaactggttggatgagctcgttaagccttgaacttcatagacaaggGTGTCCAATGTGATGGGCAactgggtccc
This genomic window from Polypterus senegalus isolate Bchr_013 chromosome 4, ASM1683550v1, whole genome shotgun sequence contains:
- the LOC120528197 gene encoding oocyte zinc finger protein XlCOF20-like, with the translated sequence MAAVKNNTNGLTDLKEEHCKWAAPADLCVKLEDCEERISVFKEEEEKAAAAAPPPEGETVAVKVEDSKDFSVCLDLHKRENGNIFKQHICEESHYGLQPQLTNTRQLAAQQDSLEFEETVGEGNGREGEGQQPSGNAELNYQDGTENLTSASLKYICLPAARLTEAVHTDQQLHNPDEEHLHACRQGGNTYEIKSDCKNHRTSPTTPKPYCCSICGKRFLHNSNLQLHIRIHTGEKPHCCSECGKRFSNSYSLQRHTRIHTGEKPYGCTECGKRFADSSHLQKHTRIHSGEKPYYCTECGKRFPLKNSLQTHLRIHTGEKPYCCSDCGKQFSYSSVLQKHKRIHTGEKPYGCAECGKQFTDNSNLLRHMRIHSGCKSQN